A section of the Micromonas commoda chromosome 14, complete sequence genome encodes:
- a CDS encoding predicted protein, protein MRTPLLRVTLLAAFIAAASADRSLNWAQALEFVDAAPVARPPPPPPTTPRDVLRNLALSWLGSWLRDNAFSVAAQSGASSSSPFLSSSFWQTFAAPFLQERLGIVSAMSGQPKLEPVNLSQLPGFETSSEESTFVQKLLGDDYPVGELIRTDPGFADRLCDSAFLRGVSGSGYDVTEVNDAWNNASPLRAEGVLPMGCTRGCVIGGGWVEQLARIYGIGRTLTTSSWRGKCFSDEIVPEPIDRNSTGPYQPGSKVTNRIKLNYGLTLNNLFGLNEPVNTLFPGRVYVGQSLASPSETAMIVDYSDHDHEFSPFRDEIREIYPGVYLGKMYALPGASLWDGAIALSSDEPTFAIHFILFKQPGQSLAQAYRNAVKR, encoded by the coding sequence ATGCGTACACCGCTCCTCCGCGTGACGCTCCTggcggcgttcatcgccgctGCATCCGCCGATCGATCACTTAATTGGGCCCAGGCCCTCGAGTTCGTTGATGCTGcacccgtcgcccgcccgccgccgccgccgccgacgacaccAAGAGACGTCCTGCGGAACCTCGCTCTGTCTTGGCTGGGTTCATGGCTGAGAGATAACGCGTTCTCGGTCGCTGCTCAATCAGGCGCCAGCTCATCGAGCCCGTTTCTCTCCAGTTCATTCTGGCAGACGTTCGCGGCACCATTCCTTCAGGAGCGCCTCGGCATCGTCTCGGCAATGTCAGGGCAGCCGAAGCTAGAGCCCGTTAACCTTTCCCAGCTCCCAGGGTTCGAAACAAGTTCGGAGGAGTCCACTTTCGTCCAGAagctgctcggcgacgactaCCCCGTTGGTGAGCTCATACGCACCGACCCGGGCTTCGCAGACCGCTTGTGCGACTCCGCCTTTCTGCGAGGCGTGTCAGGTTCTGGGTACGACGTCACCGAGGTCAACGACGCATGGAACAACGCTTCGCCACTTCGAGCTGAAGGCGTGCTGCCGATGGGCTGCACTCGTGGCTGCGTCATCGGAGGAGGCTGGGTCGAGCAACTGGCGAGAATTTACGGCATCGGACGCACGCTCACCACTAGTTCGTGGCGCGGGAAGTGCTTCAGCGATGAGATTGTGCCCGAGCCGATTGACAGAAACTCAACCGGACCGTACCAGCCCGGTTCCAAGGTGACCAACAGAATCAAGCTGAACTACGGATTGACGCTTAACAACCTGTTCGGTCTTAACGAGCCCGTCAACACACTCTTCCCAGGTCGCGTATACGTCGGTCAATCTCTCGCGTCTCCGAGCGAGACTGCGATGATCGTTGACTACAGCGATCACGACCACGAGTTCAGCCCGTTCCGTGATGAGATCCGCGAGATCTACCCTGGCGTCTATTTGGGTAAAATGTACGCTCTGCCCGGTGCTTCGCTGTGGGACGGTGCGATTGCGCTCTCGTCAGACGAGCCTACATTCGCGATTCATTTCATTTTATTCAAACAACCCGGACAGAGCCTAGCTCAAGCGTACCGAAATGCTGTGAAGCGATGA
- a CDS encoding predicted protein, producing the protein MAATNLAARSAGLRAPPRVTRGSRSTRHTVVTVRAAARGEFASFFPDEVTALEEPAAVEMAKKARQVSVAVPGRDKPVMTSCVSSPAPKGGEDVSPFVLIHGFDSSCLEYRRLFPLLTERAEAHAVDLLGWGFTDAGDAGIGDYSPEAKRAHLYAFWKQEIGRPITLVGASLGGAASIDFATAHPECVERLVLVDAQGFIEGLGPMGMFPRPIALAGVNILKSRPLRNTANQMAYCDRGTFATEDAMRVGQLHTFQPQWADATLSFMKSDGYKVAKRVREITQKTLVMWGRQDNILDPAYAERFAEEIPDSKLVWVEQCGHVAHLEQPKFMAQTLFDFAGVEAKVAA; encoded by the coding sequence ATGGCAGCGACGAACCTCGCGGCCCGTTCCGccggcctccgcgcgcctccccgaGTGACTCGGGGCTCTCGCAGCACTCGTCACACTGTTGTTACGGTGAGGGCAGCGGCACGCGGCGAATTCGCGAGCTTCTTCCCTGACGAGGTCACCGCTCTGGAGGAACCCGCTGCGGTGGAGATGGCGAAGAAAGCAAGGCAGGTCTCCGTGGCCGTGCCCGGCAGGGACAAGCCCGTGATGACCAGCTGCGTCAGCTCACCCGCGCCCAAGGGCGGCGAAGATGTATCTCCATTCGTCCTCATACACGGCTTCGACAGCTCGTGCCTCGAATACCGCCGCCTGTTCCCGCTGCtgaccgagcgcgccgaggctcacGCCGTGGACCTCCTGGGCTGGGGGTTTACTgacgcgggtgacgcgggCATCGGAGATTATTCCCCcgaggcgaagcgcgcgcacCTCTACGCCTTCTGGAAGCAGGAAATCGGCCGTCCCATCACGCTGGTTGGGGCGTCCCTGGGAGGCGCGGCCTCCATCGACTTTGCCACGGCGCATCCCGAGTGCGTCGAGAGATTAGTGCTCGTTGACGCTCAGGGATTCATCGAGGGACTCGGACCGATGGGGATGTTCCCAAggcccatcgcgctcgcgggagTCAACATCCTCAAGTCCAGACCCTTGAGGAACACCGCGAATCAGATGGCGTACTGTGATCGCGGCACATTTGCCACGGAGGATGCCATGCGCGTCGGCCAGCTGCACACATTCCAGCCGCAGTGGGCGGATGCGACGCTCTCCTTCATGAAGAGCGACGGATACAAGGTGGCGAAGCGGGTGCGTGAGATCACTCAGAAGACTCTGGTGATGTGGGGAAGGCAGGATAACATCTTGGATCCGGCGTATGCGGAGAGgttcgccgaggagatccCGGATAGCAAGCTGGTGTGGGTGGAGCAGTGTGGGCACGTCGCGCATTTAGAGCAACCAAAGTTTATGGCCCAGACGTTGTTCGACTttgccggcgtcgaggcgaaggtTGCTGCGTAG
- a CDS encoding predicted protein, whose product GWLADVSDVKLGDVLGQGSSGVTTKGKWKGQPVAAKRVNVSGKSRAVSFLREVRVLARLRHPHVLPFYAACLKPPDHCLLLTDYCTGGTLKEWLYPRDGSNPPSTRRRLRIGFQIARGMRYLESLGIMHRDLKPSNVFLTHPGKGARAVIADFGLARPVPNPESESVLTGETGTYVYMAPEVIRHEKYTGAADVYSFGVLLNELASGLVPYSNAHYTPVQVAFGVADRSLRPELASGVDPGLVAVIVSSWSQDQTERPTFVAVTDALDAMAQQLV is encoded by the coding sequence GGTTGGCTCGCGGACGTCTCGGACGTGaaactcggcgacgtcctcggccaGGGTAGCTCGGGGGTGACGACGAAGGGCAAGTGGAAAGGTCAGCCGGTGGCCGCGAAGAGGGTGAACGTCTCGGGCAAGTCTCGAGCGGTGTCGTTTCTACGCGAGGTTAGGGTTCTCGCGCGGCTCAGGCATCCGCACGTGCTTCCGTTCTACGCCGCGTGTCTCAAGCCGCCGGACCACTGCCTGCTGCTCACGGACTACTGCACGGGGGGCACGCTCAAAGAATGGTTGTACCCCAGGGACGGCAGCAATCCGCCGAGCACCAGACGAAGGCTCAGGATTGGGTTCCAAATCGCTCGAGGCATGCGATACCTGGAGTCGTTAGGTATCATGCACCGGGATTTGAAGCCTAGCAACGTGTTTCTGACGCACCCGGGAAAAGGAGCGAGGGCCGTCATCGCCGACTTTGGCCTCGCCAGGCCTGTTCCCAAccccgagtccgagtccgtTTTGACGGGGGAAACGGGTACGTACGTGTACATGGCGCCGGAAGTCATCAGGCACGAGAAATACACCGGCGCTGCGGACGTCTACTCGTTTGGAGTGTTGCTCAACGAGCTCGCATCTGGCCTTGTCCCGTATTCAAACGCGCATTACACTCCGGTTCAGGTTGCGTTCGGAGTCGCGGACAGGTCACTGCGACCGGAACTCGCGTCGGGCGTCGATCCCGGCCTGGTCGCTGTGATTGTGTCGTCCTGGTCGCAGGATCAAACGGAGCGACCGACTTTCGTCGCGGTGAccgacgcgctggacgcgatggcgcaACAACTCGTC
- a CDS encoding predicted protein, which yields MPVLDKLQMWGIDTERMRTGRKDPNRPTAGRRIEVQDERVPVVEDAEPSTTASTVPATSVAEGDAAAALPPTTTTRSARVAELLARQEDEHWPVQGSDEWLLARARIVSASEASAALGIDNFRTPERLIRDKLARLDSLENVSAAVLAASRDETRASYVAAVQAEKDLGWRAKGKAGKGAKKKAKRRKNSVGGKRFAGSTEPSKRSQSGAGPRPMPPPVVHGNTYEPVAREHYAAREGRIVHEFGLKIHDELPWLGATPDGITDDGKILEVKCPYSRPVLPNVRCKEHYPQLQVLMQVYNLDSCDFVQFKPAGVGMGHAGVMNEDRPLYLMETVARDDNWWRVNQPRLLAFHRQLEAALAERDERIQRLSEAFDSVELAIDEA from the coding sequence ATGCCGGTGTTGGACAAGCTGCAAATGTGGGGGATCGATACCGAGCGCATGAGGACGGGGCGTAAAGACCCTAACCGTCCAACCGCCGGGAGGAGGATCGAAGTGCAAGACGAGCGGGTTCcagtcgtcgaggacgcggagccTTCGACGACTGCGTCCACCgtccccgcgacgtcggtggcTGAaggcgatgccgccgccgccctgccgccgacgacgacgacgcgttccgctcgcgtcgctgaacTCCTCGCGAGGCAGGAGGATGAGCACTGGCCCGTTCAAGGTAGCGACGAGTGGTTACTAGCTCGCGCCCGTATCGTGTCCGCCAGCGaggcatccgccgcgctcggcatcGATAACTTCCGCACGCCCGAGCGGCTCATTCGTGATAAGCTCGCCAGGTTAGATTCCCTGGAGAATGTATCAGCCGCTGTGCTCGCAGCGTCGAGGGACGAAACGAGGGCGTCATACGTGGCCGCTGTGCAGGCTGAGAAGGACCTCGGGTGGCGTGCAAAGGGAAAGGCGGGAAAAggggcgaagaagaaggccaaAAGACGCAAGAACTCGGTCGGAGGCAAGCGCTTCGCCGGGTCGACGGAACCATCCAAACGTTCTCAGAGCGGGGCGGGTCCACgaccgatgccgccgcccgttGTGCACGGCAACACTTACGAGCCGGTCGCTCGCGAGCACTACGCGGCTAGGGAGGGTCGGATTGTTCACGAGTTTGGGCTCAAAATACACGACGAACTACCCTGGCTCGGTGCCACACCCGACGGCATCACCGACGATGGAAAAATTCTCGAGGTTAAGTGCCCATACAGCAGACCGGTCTTACCAAACGTGAGGTGCAAGGAACACTACCCGCAGCTTCAGGTGCTGATGCAGGTTTACAATCTAGACTCGTGCGACTTTGTGCAGTTCaaacccgcgggcgtcgggatGGGTCATGCGGGGGTGATGAACGAGGACAGGCCGTTGTATCTGATGgagacggtggcgagggacGATAATTGGTGGCGCGTAAATCAGCCGAGGCTTCTCGCATTTCATAGGCAGCTCGAGGCCGCGCTAGCAGAGCGTGATGAGCGCATTCAGAGGCTCTCAGAAGCATTTGATAGCGTCGAACTCGCTATTGACGAGGCGTGA
- a CDS encoding predicted protein, protein MEVYAVTREFQEWGKGIYNRLPTPIRNGLKAAGVCHFLVVVRDGPGGDLYSFDFGPVGGDVTGALSGGVAGFPEVAPSQLCFDDVVPGSLPMRRSQSTPALFKEAPEEEADEPVEILAKEAKDPAAAAATDGSSSAGAKSRRRRPLGRREKKWVVGEIREHKIDELPEGTHFLGTTEMTLDDIRDFNATRNKMYALHDNDCRHYMNELCERLVPELGKYGRGGVASKLAWDATWGRLRSGRPEIHLLPIQAMADLRNQPALERIKTASMASVIFSLGMRALPIVFKPVLPLATAVSNAAPARRLVTTAAGAVAGVSSEVPIVREALYAGNVAMESLSGVANGLVRGTTSLVHATSGLFFSSSPSTGLAAASAVGGASLGAESAMGPLGFASAGGATEAIAAGVAAGRRGVRVRSAAVSAARATRNVATKAVTGLKRFASTPIRPPAAKVTRRLSSSSSTSSLSSRRSSFSISGSEADLVSLAADHSAAVAARARRLPRLPSFGNLPLFRRSSSVGANLASR, encoded by the coding sequence ATGGAGGTGTACGCCGTGACTCGCGAGTTTCAGGAATGGGGCAAGGGCATCTACAACCGGCTGCCCACGCCGATTCGGAACGGACTCAAGGCTGCGGGCGTTTGCCACTTCTTGGTTGTGGTACGGGACGGCCCCGGCGGTGATCTGTACTCGTTCGACTTCGGcccggtcggcggcgacgtgacgggcgcgctctccgggggcgtcgcggggtttCCCGAGGTCGCTCCTTCGCAGCTGTGCTTCGATGACGTCGTTCCCGGCTCTCTGCCCATGCGTCGGTCGCagtccacccccgcgctcttcaaggaggcgccggaggaggaggcggatgAGCCGGTCGAGATCCTGGCCAAAGAAGCCAAAGatcccgcggccgcggcggcgaccgacggctcgtcgagcgcgggcgccaagaGCAGGAGGCGAAGGCCGCTCGGCAGGCGCGAGAAGAAGTGGGTGGTAGGGGAGATTCGCGAGCACAAGATCGACGAACTTCCTGAAGGGACGCACTTCCTCGGGACCACCGAGATGACCCTGGACGACATCCGCGACTTTAACGCAACCCGAAACAAGATGTACGCGCTTCACGACAACGACTGCCGCCACTACATGAACGAGCTGTGCGAGAGGCTCGTTCCGGAGCTCGGAAAATacgggcgaggaggtgtgGCGAGCAAACTCGCGTGGGACGCCACGTGGGGCCGGCTCCGATCGGGCCGACCCGAGATTCACCTGCTTCCCATACAGGCCATGGCCGACCTCAGGAACCAGCCGGCGCTGGAGCGGATCAAGACTGCTtcgatggcgtcggtgaTATTCAGCCTGGGGATGAGGGCGCTGCCCATCGTGTTCAAGCCCGTGCTTCCCCTCGCGACCGCGGTGAgcaacgccgcgcccgccaggAGGCTggtcaccaccgccgccggagccgtcgcgggcgtgtCTTCGGAGGTTCCCATCGTGAGGGAGGCTCTGTACGCCGGAAACGTGGCCATGGAATCTCTGTCGGGGGTGGCCAACGGATTGGTCCGGGGTACCACGAGCCTGGTACACGCCACCTCGGGACTGTtcttctcgtcctcgccatccacggggctcgcggcggcgtccgcggtcggtggggcgtccctcggcgccgagagcGCGATGGGGCCGCTCGGGTTCGCGtcagccggcggcgcgacggaggcaaTCGCCGCGGGTGTCGCGGCCGGTCGACGGGGCGTCAGGGTtcgatccgcggcggtcagcgccgcgcgggcgacccgCAACGTGGCCACGAAGGCGGTGACCGGACTCAAGAGGTTCGCCTCCACCCCAATCAggccccccgcggcgaaggtcaCCAGGCGGCTGAGCTCCAGCTCGAGCACCAGCAGCCTGTCGTCCAGGCGAAGCTCCTTCTCCATCTCAGGGAGCGAGGCGGACCTCGTATCCCTGGCCGCCGATcacagcgccgcggtcgcggcgagggcgaggagacTCCCGAGGCTGCCCAGCTTCGGTAACCTGCCGCTGTTCCGGCGAAGTTCCTCAGtcggcgcgaacctcgccaGCAGGTGA
- a CDS encoding predicted protein yields MSGLVLLLAVFNTLVVRTSGNDLVGPGAMSTYSGGGGRRRPTSYVRVKDPAVGFFVAGSSEEGLNGLYGRTDKAPPGASASDVEISYRHLDTGWFMALRRQRTGDPEWVFVDPTGHERLVNSEYTLIPGSGQKWRHAPAKGKSGWFSRFGRRGNGDGGEGEKGGEGGDREGSKKPNTDETRVEASKAATTDTYHELPWQLIAIMGEDMLKQLAGHKRYHDGLVRAALNCKPPDPEPGFRGSLDLVPPPESVEAASTPDADMALEDGELEEAAAKYAAALAKLPSAEDEDERDGWTRAVLGLRRARALRKLRVFDGAARQIEEVRASHPRYADMLFESALLWLDKGEPTAATEAFLDLACVDRSYGELREWLVRTRVREKRASIWDDEKRKIAAEKAGERRRLNLISLGATRFCVAWRQTGGCDPVNGAREPEKDLPCVEPVSAGSSGVCECAAPSTLLDLIESALAHSFARVHIDPSTARVNATRASPMTCSHDGGIKCAVECERAWRDGLRNVVEWTERLEAEARKTDYAADGAEEATGAMRMALDRMRRWERGEAVDDAVDANEDARANVLRDFLNRARSGSDALQQAASFATSSDGWSDHYAVLSLPSDFTESELRGSYRKISLRVHPDKPGGSMVDFQRVAEAYTVLSDDAKRASYDSGEDVPHKAVDGELTTVWDEVLEKHFPEIWGFKPFGDPYERKREYERRMGFSGDAQSRSAHDEF; encoded by the coding sequence ATGTCGGGGCTCGTCCTGTTGTTGGCAGTGTTCAACACCCTCGTCGTTCGGACATCGGGAAACGATTTGgtcggacccggcgcgaTGTCGACGTActcggggggcggggggagAAGACGACCGACGAGCTACGTCCGCGTTAAGGATCCAGCCGTGGGTTTCTTCGTGGCGGGGAGCAGCGAGGAGGGTTTGAACGGCCTCTATGGGCGCACGGACAAGGCCCCACCCGGAGCTTCGGCTTCCGACGTGGAGATCTCGTATCGCCATCTCGACACGGGCTGGTTCATGGCCCTCAGGCGTCAACGCACGGGGGACCCGGAGTGGGTTTTCGTCGACCCCACCGGACACGAGCGGCTCGTAAATTCCGAGTACACGCTCATACCAGGTTCGGGACAGAAGTGGAGGCACGCGCCCGCCAAGGGCAAGTCCGGATGGTTCTCGCGGTTCGGTAGGCGAggcaacggcgacggcggtgaaggGGAGAAagggggcgaggggggcgaccgcgagggaTCCAAGAAGCCCAACACGGACGAAACGAGGGTCGAGGCGTCCAAGGCGGCCACGACGGATACATATCACGAGCTTCCGTGGCAGCTCATCGCCATCATGGGCGAGGATATGCTCAAACAACTCGCGGGACACAAGCGCTACCACGACGGTCTCGTTCGAGCCGCTCTCAACTGCAAGCCGCCCGACCCAGAGCCGGGCTTCCGCGGAAGTCTGGATCTGGTGCCTCCTCCCGAGTCagtcgaggcggcgtcgaccccggATGCGGACATGGCGTTGGAagacggcgagctcgaggaggcggctgcaaagtacgccgccgcgctggccaaACTGCCcagcgccgaggacgaggacgagcgcgacggttGGACGCGAGCCGTTCTCGGGctgagacgcgcgcgggcactTCGAAAGTTGAGAGtgttcgacggcgccgcgcgacagATCGAAGAAGTCCGCGCGTCCCACCCCAGGTACGCCGACATGCTGTTCGAGTCGGCTTTACTTTGGCTGGACAAGGGCGaaccgaccgcggcgacggaggcttTCCTGGacctcgcgtgcgtcgatCGCTCGTACGGGGAGCTGCGGGAGTGGCTCGTGCGGACGCGCGTGCGAGAGAAGCGGGCGTCCATTTGGGACGACGAGAAGAGGAaaatcgccgcggagaaggctggAGAACGGCGTCGACTGAACCTCatctcgctcggcgcgaccAGGTTCTGCGTGGCTTGGAGGCAAACGGGGGGCTGCGACCCGGtgaacggcgcgagggagcccGAGAAGGATCTGCCGTGCGTTGAACCCGTGTCGGCGGGTAGTTCGGGCGTTTGCGAGTGCGCCGCCCCCTCGACGCTGCTGGATTTGATCgagtcggcgctcgcgcactcGTTTGCGCGGGTGCACATCGACCCAAGCACCGCGCGAGTTaacgccacgcgcgcgtcgccgatgacgtGCTCACACGACGGAGGCATCAAGTGCGCGGTCGAGTGTGAGCGGGCGTGGAGAGACGGGCTTCGGAACGTGGTGGAGTGGACGGAACGGTTGGAGGCTGAGGCCCGTAAGACGGACtacgcggcggatggcgccgaggaggcaaCCGGCGCGATGCGAATGGCGCTGGACCGCATGCGCAGGTGGGAGCGAGGTGAGGctgtcgacgacgccgtcgacgcgaacgaggaTGCTCGAGCGAACGTTCTCCGAGACTTCTTGAACCGCGCCAGGTCGGGTTCGGATGCGCTTCAGCAGGCGGCGAGTTTCGCCACGAGTTCCGACGGCTGGAGCGATCACTACGCGGTTTTGAGCCTCCCGAGTGACTTTACCGAATCCGAGCTTCGGGGCAGTTACAGGAAAATCAGCCTGCGGGTCCACCCGGATAAACCGGGCGGAAGTATGGTCGATTTCCAGAGGGTTGCCGAGGCGTACACGGTCCTCTCGGACGATGCCAAGCGAGCCTCGTACGACTCGGGCGAGGATGTCCCGCACAAAGCAGTGGACGGCGAGTTGACGACCGTGTGGGATGAGGTGTTGGAAAAGCATTTCCCGGAAATTTGGGGTTTCAAGCCGTTCGGAGATCCGTACGAGAGGAAGAGGGAATACGAGAGGAGAATGGGGTTCTCGGGTGATGCGCAGTCCCGcagcgcgcacgacgagTTCTGA
- a CDS encoding predicted protein — protein MTQRTYRIDNRASAASSRTPLARTVTVTLIALTLLARPASAKWLGGTTTATGKTVGESRQGNTRIVQETGGTPVATQIAYDTGSSNPPEAHVVLQDHSVILVPTEKRRAEGYKPSYWGKPTSVFASINWGHSSGEFAIAQAATMLYGDKDIGDEALTGAAAMRSQMAYGYVSYHVRNGASSTLGENQFFVTAGSHYMLNGCPNYKPGETSESKNYVCPRVSINPGDFKFSILGLLSGTQINSGHASSYGNYAASTSPHYRDMANYKSLVMTSTLDISNVGTAGTSRAAWVSFANGTKVNFTDITPDMDLAGCKMHIVNTASTTGEKEIIISFAQTYSTGKFTRSYDAMVAEFGACAPTCAAGDGTGGCSGSCFINAMRDLTGFGDSPESYPMNTGLAAKKMGKGGLSASDARITGNPNHPSLAAAQETPATATKDLQGLAGAPTLAVSEVRAVKITMRKHGGCEGRPAKPVAADPSGELGISWPGAPVDCPSFYLASLCDPTNPSLCMWNTEFLGAYKGIPAEDLSFCKAGDMNCFLIDIHLALELDDGTRTVLGSPENDSVRGWQKGTFFMYDPEVSDDPNKPFPPGYNANLKPGTSVIDGPPQRGADVKAADDDTFMFGLTLLVFAAICAGIVLLIAVLVCCVVLSKRRARIKVSAEISTKPAGKDVEKA, from the coding sequence ATGACCCAACGCACATATCGGATCGACAatcgcgcgtcggcggcttcctcgcgAACCCCGCTCGCGCGGACCGTCACCGTCACCCTCATCGCGTTGACCCTCCTCGCCCGACCCGCATCCGCGAAATGGTTGGGCGGTACCACGACGGCCACTGGGAAGACCGTGGGTGAAAGCAGGCAAGGCAACACCCGCATCGTACAAGAAACCGGAGGAacgccggtggcgacgcagATCGCGTACGATACCGGCTCGAGCAACCCCCCAGAGGCTCACGTCGTCCTGCAAGACCACTCGGTCATCCTCGTCCCGACAGAAAAAAGAAGAGCTGAGGGATACAAGCCTTCGTACTGGGGCAAACCCACCAGCGTCTTCGCCAGCATCAACTGGGGACACAGTTCCGGCGAATTCGCTATAGCGCAGGCTGCTACTATGCTATACGGTGACAAGGATATCGGCGACGAGGCATTGACCGGCGCAGCGGCGATGCGAAGCCAAATGGCCTACGGTTATGTCTCCTACCACGTCAGAaacggcgcgagctcgacgctcGGGGAAAATCAGTTTTTTGTCACCGCCGGCTCGCACTACATGCTCAACGGCTGCCCGAACTACAAGCCCGGCGAGACTTCCGAGAGCAAGAACTACGTCTGTCCCCGAGTCTCGATCAACCCTGGAGATTTCAAGTTCTCCATCCTGGGCTTGCTGAGCGGCACACAAATCAACAGCGGGCACGCATCTTCGTATGGCAACtacgccgcgagcacgagcCCGCACTACCGCGACATGGCAAACTACAAGTCGCTGGTCATGACGTCTACACTCGATATCAGCAATGTTGGCACTGCCGGTACCTCCCGTGCGGCTTGGGTTTCATTCGCGAACGGCACCAAAGTCAATTTCACGGACATCACGCCCGACATGGACTTGGCCGGTTGCAAGATGCACATCGTCAACACCGCCTCGACCACCGGTGAGAAGGAGATCATCATCAGCTTCGCGCAAACCTACTCCACGGGGAAGTTCACGCGTAGCTACGATGCCATGGTTGCAGAATTCGGCGCCTGTGCGCCAACttgcgcggcgggggatggAACCGGGGGTTGCTCGGGCAGTTGCTTTATAAACGCCATGCGCGACCTCACAGGATTCGGCGATTCCCCGGAATCATACCCCATGAATACTGGGCTCGCTGCCAAGAAGATGGGCAAAGGCGGTCTGAGCGCAAGCGACGCGAGAATCACGGGAAATCCAAACCACCCAAGTCTTGCGGCCGCGCAGGAAAcccccgcgaccgccacCAAGGATCTCCAAGGCCTGGCTGGAGCACCAACGCTTGCCGTGTCCGAGGTTCGAGCAGTGAAAATTACCATGCGTAAGCACGGCGGCTGCGAGGGTCGACCCGCGAAACCTGTCGCCGCTGATCCTAGCGGCGAGCTTGGAATTTCGTGGCCAGGCGCTCCCGTGGACTGTCCGTCGTTTTACCTCGCTTCTCTCTGCGACCCGACTAACCCGTCGCTTTGCATGTGGAATACCGAATTTTTGGGGGCATATAAGGGAATCCCGGCTGAGGACCTGTCCTTCTGCAAAGCCGGCGACATGAACTGTTTCCTCATCGACATCCATCTCGCCCTTGAGCtggacgacggcacccgAACCGTGCTTGGTTCGCCCGAGAACGATTCCGTGCGAGGATGGCAAAAGGGAACATTTTTCATGTACGACCCCGAGGTGTCCGACGACCCCAACAAGCCGTTTCCCCCGGGATACAACGCGAATCTAAAGCCCGGAACCTCCGTCATCGACGGGCCGCCGCAAAGAGGTGCCGATGTAAAAGCagcggacgacgacacgtTCATGTTCGGTCTGACCCTGCTCGTCTTCGCGGCGATCTGCGCCGGCATCGTGCTTCTGATCGCGGTCCTGGTCTGTTGCGTCGTGTTGTCCAAACGCCGCGCCAGGATCAAGGTATCCGCGGAAATATCCACGAAGCCAGCGGGCAAGGACGTGGAGAAGGCGTGA
- a CDS encoding Drug/Metabolite transporter superfamily (phosphate:phosphoenolpyruvate translocator): VEAAEPAKKDTTQTLKVSLYIFGWYFLNAIFAIMNKKTLAVFPYPWILSWIQIAVGAVFMLIMWKLRIFKPPEGGFTKDMFKALIPTSFYHMVAHVSACASYKFGSVSFMQVVKAGEPAIAVLLLSMFFGRKYSWRVWLTLIPIVGGVAVGSTTEINFSMAAFLCAMTSNVTSALRAATSKDLQADTGLKGINLYGGIAIVSGIMLLPLSLLVEGSQMGAAFAAAPALMTAKGTLLFGIWNAGFMAYLIIGSMFYHLYNQTAYQALGELTPLSHSVANTVKRVVIILASVAVFKNPITPLGQVSAAIAILGTFIYS, encoded by the exons gtcgaggccgccgagcccgcgaagaaggacACGACCCAGACCCTCAAGGTTTCGCTTTACATCTTCGGCTGGTACTTCCTGAACGCCATCTTCG CCATCATGAACAAGAAGACCCTCGCCGTGTTCCCGTACCCCTGGATCCTCTCCTGGATTCAGatcgcggtcggcgcggtgtTCATGCTCATCATGTGGAAGCTTCGCATCTTCAAGCCCCCGGAGGGTGGCTTCACGAAGGATATGTTCAAGGCGCTCATCCCCACCTCCTTTTACCACATGGTCGCGCACGTCTCCGCTTGCGCGTCGTACAAGTTCGGCTCCGTGTCGTTCATGCAGGTGGTCAAGGCTGGCGAGCCCGCGATCGCCGTGCTCCTGCTGTCGATGTTCTTCGGTCGCAAGTACTCCTGGAGGGTTTGGCTAACGCTCATCCCCATCGTgggaggcgtcgccgtcggttcCACCACCGAGATCAACTTTTCCATGGCGGCGTTCCTCTGCGCCATGACCTCCAACGTCACCTccgccctgcgcgcggcCACCTCTAAGGACCTGCAGGCGGACACTGGTCTCAAGGGCATCAACCTGTACGGAGGTATCGCCATCGTCTCCGGCATCATGCTCCTGCCCCTGtctctcctcgtcgagggctCGCAGATgggcgccgccttcgccgcggcacccgcgctGATGACCGCGAAGGGCACGCTGCTTTTCGGCATCTGGAACGCGGGTTTCATGGCCTACCTCATCATCGGATCCATGTTCTACCACCTCTACAACCAGACCGCCTACCAGGCGCTGGGCGAGCTCACCCCTCTCAGCCACTCCGTGGCGAACACTGTCAAGCGCGTCGTCATCATCCTCGCCTCTGTCGCCGTGTTCAAGAACCCCATCACGCCCCTCGGCCAGGTGTCCGCCGCGATTGCCATCCTGGGCACGTTCATCTACTCT